Proteins encoded together in one Chitinophaga sp. LS1 window:
- the gldE gene encoding gliding motility-associated protein GldE, whose protein sequence is MNNLYTYPASIISGKLTLLQASAPIATPNVVIYLLVIFILLLLAFIVSGAEVAFFSLNYKDLNALKTRQNTSGKLITKLLEKPRSLLASLQIAGILLSLAFIMVTSYLITQMEDLQTLPVVSFVVRIAIIIFVLLFFGQVLPRVWAAQNNIRFATYFAWFVSIIHATLEPVSDFYVSMSESIEARFFHRGSGAVNYQEIDEAIEMSVDPTASQEEKNILKGILKFGNITVKQIMHTRLDVHGVEYDAPFDVVVKHVADLHYSRLPVYKGNLDNIVGVIHTKDLLPHLDKGNTFDWHTVMRQPFFVHGHKLIEDLLSEFQTRRMHFAVVVDEFGGTSGIVTLEDIVEEVIGDIKDEFDEEEFNYSKVDNYTYVFEGKTMLNDVCRIMNIPPDTFETVKGESDSIGGLILELAGKFPEENSVITYGDYDFTVLEKSKMRIQKVQVSVRQNVEEE, encoded by the coding sequence TTGAACAATTTGTACACCTATCCGGCAAGCATTATTTCTGGTAAGCTCACCCTGTTACAAGCCTCGGCACCAATTGCCACGCCAAACGTGGTGATTTACCTGCTTGTAATCTTCATACTCTTACTCTTGGCTTTCATCGTCTCCGGCGCAGAAGTAGCCTTCTTCTCCCTGAATTACAAGGACCTGAACGCTCTGAAAACCAGGCAAAACACCAGTGGAAAACTCATTACCAAACTCCTGGAAAAGCCCCGCTCCCTGCTGGCATCCCTCCAGATAGCAGGTATACTCCTTTCCCTGGCATTCATCATGGTGACCAGCTACCTCATCACCCAAATGGAAGACCTGCAGACCCTGCCTGTCGTTTCCTTCGTGGTGCGCATAGCCATCATCATCTTTGTACTCCTCTTCTTTGGCCAGGTACTCCCCAGGGTATGGGCCGCCCAAAACAACATTCGCTTTGCTACCTACTTCGCCTGGTTTGTAAGCATTATTCATGCTACCCTCGAACCAGTCAGCGACTTCTATGTAAGCATGAGCGAAAGCATCGAAGCCCGCTTCTTCCATCGTGGCAGCGGCGCTGTCAACTACCAGGAAATAGACGAAGCCATCGAAATGAGTGTGGACCCGACCGCCTCACAGGAGGAAAAAAACATCCTGAAAGGCATCCTGAAGTTTGGCAATATCACCGTAAAACAAATCATGCATACCCGTCTGGATGTGCACGGTGTGGAATACGACGCCCCTTTCGATGTAGTTGTCAAACATGTAGCTGACCTCCACTATTCCCGCCTGCCTGTTTACAAAGGCAATCTGGACAATATCGTTGGCGTTATACATACCAAAGACCTGCTCCCACACCTTGACAAAGGCAATACTTTTGACTGGCATACCGTAATGCGCCAGCCATTCTTCGTTCACGGCCACAAGCTCATCGAAGACCTGCTATCTGAATTCCAAACCAGGAGAATGCACTTTGCCGTAGTGGTAGATGAATTTGGTGGTACCTCCGGTATCGTAACCCTGGAAGATATTGTAGAAGAAGTGATCGGAGATATCAAAGATGAATTTGACGAAGAAGAATTCAACTATTCCAAAGTTGACAACTATACCTACGTGTTCGAGGGCAAAACCATGCTCAACGACGTTTGCCGTATCATGAACATTCCTCCGGATACCTTCGAAACTGTAAAGGGTGAAAGCGACTCCATCGGAGGCCTGATCCTTGAACTGGCTGGTAAATTCCCGGAAGAAAACAGCGTGATCACCTATGGAGATTATGACTTTACTGTACTGGAAAAGAGCAAGATGCGCATCCAGAAAGTACAGGTAAGCGTAAGGCAAAACGTGGAAGAAGAATAA
- the gldD gene encoding gliding motility lipoprotein GldD, translating into MNCKRKRSLSTVTARLKGCFMLLLLPLLYTACDQTYTPKPRGYFQINFPKREYRVFDQPGYPYTFEYPVYANIVKDSLFFGQKTENPYWINVEFPTLNGKIYMSYKEIGKGENDFQKLINDAFKMTYKHTYKAEYIEEKNIGNPANHIYGLFYDVGGNAASAKQFYMTDSVKHFLRGALYFDAAPNADSLAPVHKFLQEDMLHLVETLKWR; encoded by the coding sequence ATGAACTGTAAGAGAAAAAGAAGCCTGTCAACTGTTACCGCCCGGCTGAAAGGCTGTTTCATGCTGTTATTACTGCCGTTGCTGTATACTGCCTGTGACCAAACATATACTCCTAAACCAAGAGGATACTTCCAGATCAATTTTCCTAAAAGAGAATATCGCGTATTTGACCAACCCGGATATCCATATACATTCGAATATCCCGTTTACGCCAATATCGTCAAGGACAGCCTCTTCTTTGGACAAAAAACTGAAAATCCCTATTGGATAAATGTAGAGTTTCCTACCCTCAATGGGAAAATATACATGAGCTATAAAGAAATCGGGAAAGGGGAAAACGACTTCCAGAAACTCATTAATGATGCCTTTAAGATGACTTATAAGCATACTTATAAGGCAGAATACATTGAAGAAAAAAACATCGGTAACCCAGCCAACCACATTTATGGTCTTTTCTACGATGTAGGAGGTAACGCGGCTTCTGCCAAACAGTTCTATATGACAGATTCCGTAAAACACTTCCTGCGTGGCGCCCTTTATTTCGACGCTGCACCAAATGCAGACTCCCTTGCACCAGTACATAAATTCCTGCAGGAAGATATGCTGCACCTGGTGGAAACACTGAAATGGCGTTAG